GCCGGCGGGGGACCGCCGGGAGTGGCTGCGGCGGGCGCGGCACCTGGCCGGGCGCGGGTTCACGGGCGAGCAGGTGCGGGCCGCGCTGGGCGGCGACGAGGGGATGGCGACAGGGGACGACGGGACCGGGTGGACATGAGCGTACGCAGCAGCAACGAGCTTCGCAGCGCCTTCCTGGAGTACTTCCGCGAGCGCGGCCACGAGGTGGTGCCCTCGAGCCCGCTGGTGCCGGCCAACGACCCGACGCTGCTCTTCACCAACGCCGGCATGGTCCAGTTCAAGGACGTCTTCCTGGGGCTGGAGACCCGCCCCTACCGGCGCGCCGTGACCGCCCAGCGCTGCGTGCGCGCCGGCGGCAAGCACAACGACCTCGAGAACGTCGGCTACACCGCCCGCCATCACACCTTCTTCGAGATGCTGGGCAACTTCAGCTTCGGCGACTACTTCAAGCGCGAGGCGATCCACTACGCCTGGGAGTTCCTGACCGGGGTGCTGCGGCTGCCGCCCGAGCGGCTCTGGGTCACCGTCTACGAGGAGGACGACGAGGCCGCCCGCATCTGGCTCGAGGAGGTGAAGGTGGATCCCGCCCGCTTCAGCCGCATCGGCGACAAGCCCGGCGGGCGCCGCTACGAGAGCGACAACTTCTGGGCCATGGGGGACACGGGCCCCTGCGGCCCCTGCTCGGAGATCTTCTACGACCACGGTCCCGAGGTCCCGGGCGGGCCGCCGGGCAGCCCCGACGAGGACGGCGACCGCTACGTCGAGATCTGGAACCTCGTCTTCATGCAGTACAACCGCGACGCCGAGGGCAACCTCGAGCCGCTGCCCGCACCCTCGGTGGACACGGGGATGGGGCTCGAGCGCGTCGCCGCGGTGCTGCAGGGGGTGCACAGCAACTACGAGATCGACCTCTTCCGCCGGCTCATGGCCGAGGCGGCGCGGCTCGCCGGCTGCGGCGAGGCCGACAACCCCTCGCTGCGGGTCATCGCCGACCACATCCGCGCCTGCGCCTTCCTCGTCGCCGACGGGGTCATGCCCTCCAACGAGGGCCGCGGCTACGTGCTGCGGCGGATCATCCGCCGCGCCATCCGCCACGGCTACAAGCTCGGTCTGCGCGAGCCCTTCTTCCACCGGCTGGTGGAGCCGCTCTGCGAGGAGATGGGCGAGGCCTATCCGGTGCTGCCCGAGCGGCGCGGGCAGGTCGAGCGCGTCCTGCGCCTGGAGGAGGAGCGCTTCGCCGAGACCCTCGAGCAGGGCATGCGCCTCTTCGAGCAGGCGGTGGAGGGGCTGTCGGGGACCGTGATCCCGGGCGAGACCGTCTTCCGCCTCTACGACACCTACGGCTTCCCGGTGGATCTGACCGCCGACATGGCGCGGGAGCGGGGGCTCACCCTGGACATGGACGGCTTCGAGCGCGAGATGGCGGCCCAGCGGGAGCGCGCCCGCGCCGCGAGCCGCTTCGCCGTCGACTACACGCGGCTCGCCGCGGTGCGGG
This genomic interval from Inmirania thermothiophila contains the following:
- the alaS gene encoding alanine--tRNA ligase; this encodes MSVRSSNELRSAFLEYFRERGHEVVPSSPLVPANDPTLLFTNAGMVQFKDVFLGLETRPYRRAVTAQRCVRAGGKHNDLENVGYTARHHTFFEMLGNFSFGDYFKREAIHYAWEFLTGVLRLPPERLWVTVYEEDDEAARIWLEEVKVDPARFSRIGDKPGGRRYESDNFWAMGDTGPCGPCSEIFYDHGPEVPGGPPGSPDEDGDRYVEIWNLVFMQYNRDAEGNLEPLPAPSVDTGMGLERVAAVLQGVHSNYEIDLFRRLMAEAARLAGCGEADNPSLRVIADHIRACAFLVADGVMPSNEGRGYVLRRIIRRAIRHGYKLGLREPFFHRLVEPLCEEMGEAYPVLPERRGQVERVLRLEEERFAETLEQGMRLFEQAVEGLSGTVIPGETVFRLYDTYGFPVDLTADMARERGLTLDMDGFEREMAAQRERARAASRFAVDYTRLAAVRAETRFTGYERLVDRGRVVAVLRGGEPVEALEAGEEGSVVLDRTPFYAESGGQVGDRGELVAEGVRFAVRDTQKAGAAHAHVGRLEQGRLAVGDEVEARVDAAARQATALNHSATHLLHAALRRVLGAHVVQKGSLVAPDRLRFDFSHFEPVSQAQLLQIERLVNAQIRANAEVVAEEMAYDEAVGAGAMALFGEKYGDRVRVLRIGDFSLELCGGTHVRRAGDIGLFKIVSETGVAAGVRRIEALTGEAALRHIEEEERRLLGIARLLKGGVEDVEGRVQALLERGRALERELERLKARLASGQGRDLAAEAREVAGVKVVAARLDGADVKALRSAVDQLKARLGSGVVVLAAVEGDDKVRLVAGVTRDLAERLPAGELMAEVAARVGGRGGGRADMAQGGGSDPARLDEALEAVAGWVQGRLGGAG